The genomic stretch AAGAAGGGCGAGCCCGTCCGCGATCCCGACTCGATCGTTTCGATGAAGGTTGCCGCCGACGCCTGAGTAGCCACAAAACTCTGAACCCGTCCCGTCGTTCTGCGACTGGGCGGGTTTTCACGTTCAGTTCTCGCTCTTTCTCCATGTGACGACAGCCATGCGCGTAGACCTCTTCGACTTCGACCTTCCGGAAGAAAACATTGCCCTTCGACCGGCAAACCCGCGCGATCACGCGCGTTTTCTGATCGTGCGTCCAGACGGTACAACGATGCTGGAAGACCGTCACGTCTACGACCTGCCATCCCTCCTTCGCGCCGGCGACGCGCTTGTCTTCAACGACACCAAGGTCATCCCCGCCCAGCTTGAGGGCGTCCGTCACCGGGAGGGTGCCGAGGAGATTGCGGTTTCCTGCACGCTTCACATGCGGGTCGGAGCCAGCCGCTGGAAGGCCTTTGCAAAGCCCGGAAAGCGGATAAAGGCCGGTGACAAGATCAATTTTGCGACGAGGACTGGAGAGGGGAGCGCCTGCCTCATGGGCCAGCTTGCTGCAACCGTCGCTGAAAAGGGGGAGGCCGGAGAAATCGAGCTCGCCTTCGACCTCTCCGGACCCGATCTCGATCAGGCAATCGCCACCGTCGGCCACATCCCTCTGCCGCCCTACATCGCTGCCAAGCGACCGGAAGACGAGAAGGACCGCACGGATTACCAAACGATCTATGCCCGGGAAGAAGGTGCCGTAGCAGCCCCGACCGCCGGCCTGCATTTCACCCCCGAGCTCT from Peteryoungia desertarenae encodes the following:
- the queA gene encoding tRNA preQ1(34) S-adenosylmethionine ribosyltransferase-isomerase QueA, translating into MRVDLFDFDLPEENIALRPANPRDHARFLIVRPDGTTMLEDRHVYDLPSLLRAGDALVFNDTKVIPAQLEGVRHREGAEEIAVSCTLHMRVGASRWKAFAKPGKRIKAGDKINFATRTGEGSACLMGQLAATVAEKGEAGEIELAFDLSGPDLDQAIATVGHIPLPPYIAAKRPEDEKDRTDYQTIYAREEGAVAAPTAGLHFTPELFEKLDAAGIERHFVTLHVGAGTFLPVKADDTTEHKMHEEIGYISPSTAAALNAVRARGNRIIAVGTTSLRLLESAAEDNGHIPAWSGATGIFITPGYRFKAVDMLMTNFHLPKSTLFMLVSAFSGLETMRAAYDHAIQSGYRFYSYGDSSLLFRKDD